The window AACCTAGAATCACCAGTTATTGCTGGTTTCCATTGGTTCCTTGCAAGAACTACCTAAAACCAATCCGTCCACTCTGATGCGATTTTCGGTTTAGAcaggaaccatgctcaccccactCCACATTCCCATCTTTGTCTCAAGAAAGAATCCTCAACCTAAACAACAAAACTTTTGCGTGttgagaaaaattagaaattactgTAAAAACATGTTTCTGTATATATTGTAAAACAGAAGGCTTGGATTTGTAAAGTTTTTTCACTAGCAGTGAATCAAAATCTAAGCGTGGttctttttgggaaaaacttcatgatcaaaaaaatatatttcgagaaaattattttcctaacttAATGGGTGCACTTTCTTTTTACCGTTAATGATTTTCGATTGAGTAATCATttttatcaaatcaaatttacaaaaatccataaaattaattcatgaaaaattctcTCATTCAAACAAACATGCTCTAAATGTAcaataaaattgtgaaatttacCATTTCCTAAATCTTGAGGTACTCGTGACCTCTACTTCTCTTGTCTTATCAAAACTCCCTTCATTGTCTACGGCACAAACAGATGCTGCCATCCGCCAGATCCATAGAGAAAAACTTTCGGAAGAGCCCCTCTTTCCGTCTGTTCAACTTCTCGACGTCACGCCTGGTCAGAAGAACATGTGACAAACAGTTTGATTGCACTTACTCTGAGGAATTCACCACTAGAACAAGATCCGAACAAGTCCATCACAAATGCCCATGCACTTCAGTTAAAAGAAACCcctcaaaaggaaaaatcctCCATAGAAGTTTTCAGGATTTCCGGGATTGATTGGTACTTCCCCCCTTTGGAAATATTCTCAATGTTTTCAATATAATTAATGCGGCGAGTGCATAGTTGTTAACATGTCTATAAGATAATATATCTACATGTACCTCGCCAGATCATTTAAAAAGTCGATTAACCTCTTGCTCTTGGCAAAAGGATCTTGGAACTAAAAAGCCGAGAGAATTCTTGACTAGGTCTAGTTAAAAATCTATATCGACTTATTAACTATCGATTATTATAATCCTAACTTTATATATGCATCGGATTTAGGTGGCGCCACGAAatatttttgacatttaaaaCCCTAAAGTATATAATTTAGTGAAATTTCAAGAATATTACAGCCAAGATCTGAGAGCTCCCCACCACCCCCCCTCCCCCGGTACCACCTTCGTGTAGCATAGATCCTCAATGTCGTCCTCAGCAAcgccacaaaaaataaattacccttgcaatatatatatatagattagACAAGAAGGTATTTTATTCGAGCCTcgataattattattttttggcttataaaatTCGAGAAAAAAGTATTTGATTTTGACAATACTAGCATTGATGACGCGATGctctaaattttgtttttttttaattagattgTTTAATGGATGTTGCTCGTTTTCGTCATTAATGACGCTTTCAGAGAGGCTGAATGATCAAAGTCAACGATgatatcttcttcctcctgccCATGTTCGTCCAACCGCCTCTTTCGAAGCAATAGGTTCGGACACATGGGATCAGCAACCCGACCAAGGCCCCCACAGATTATTCgaaggattttttttcttaattagcaTCATTAAAGTGTAGAtaagtaaattatttttttttaacatggaAAAATCTAAGTGGGTATTCGATTTTATATCTTTTGAGGTGACATTGTGCGttccacagaaaaaaaaaatttggtaaaaggaaaaaaataattttatatttggaACATCACTATTTCAATGAAGTTTCATAATTAAATTCTATAGCAATAGATGATCCTCTCATTCGAATTATCATTGTTTTGCATACATAACCCTCTGTAATTTAAAGACCCTTCAATCTTATACATAGGCATTGGATTGAAAGTTTAATTTGTTAGGCGTGTGTACATATCACTATATGCCGTCATAACATATGAAAGTCCTAGACACGCCGAGAGTAATGTTGAGAATATTGCCTAACTTCACTTCACTAAAACATGATTTGAGGGACAAATTGATAATAATTTCAACTCCACATCACTCTTATTAGGGTTTGCATGCGTTTTGCCAAGCAATTCGGCTTCCATCAAGTCCACCATAAATTTGTCATCAAAAAATGATGCGTTGAAAATTTATATGATTCGTTGGATTTGTGCACCTTTTGTGGGATTCATGTGATTTAATGGATCGCATGTGTGGAATCTTTTTTTCCAAACCTAACGAGCGGGCATTTTCCCTACCTAGTGAATTTGGGTAGGACGAGTTGTCCAAGTCGCTATCTAGCGCTGCACATTAAGACATCTATAAATGCATGCCATCTCTCGATTCGCTTCCTCTCAGCAGCGACTGCAAGAAAGCCACAAAACGACAGCGCGAGCATTCCCGTCTTTAGGGGCCCTCATTTTAGAGGTAACCGAAGGTGGAACCACCGAAATCTTGCGCGAACGAATCCTACTGTCGTTCTTCTCTGGAGCGTCTAGTGCGCGCCTGATTGCGGTGTCGGAAAATGAGTGACGAAGACAAAAACGGCGCCGTGGCAGCGAAGAAGAGGGAGACGGAGAGGACGACCGGCTCTCTCCGCTCCATCTTCATGCATGCCGACGCCGCCGACAAGCTACTGATGGCCCTCGGCTTCCTCGGAGCCGTCGGGGATGGCTTCACAACTCCGCTGGTCTTGTTCATCAGCAGCCAATTGATGAACCACATCGGCAACGTGTCGTCTTTCACGACGGGCACGTTCCTTCAAGACATTAACAAGGTCCGCCCTTCGTTGCATTGAGTTTGATTTTGTCTATCATGAAAAGGGGCTGAGTTTTTACGTTTTGTGTCCCTATGCGATTTGACAGAACGTAGTGGCTCTTCTGTACTTGGCGTGTGGCTCGTTCGTGGCATGTTTCTTGGGTCAGTCCTATTTCTCcgtctcttcaaatttgagttttAACCCTTCATTGCTTTTTTCCTTACTTAACATCTGTGTTTCGAACATGTGATTTGATTAGAGGGATACTGTTGGACGAGGACGGGAGAGAGACAAGCCGCGAGGATGCGAGCCCGGTACTTGAAGGCCGTCCTGCGACAGGATGTGGGCTACTTCGACCTGCATGTGACCAGCACGTCCGAAGTCATCACCAGCGTGTCCAACGATAGCCTCGTGATCCAAGATGTCTTGTCCGAGAAGGTTAATATGTCCTAACTAATCACTAGTACAAAGTCACATAACATTGCGGACTAGCGAAGCCCAACGGGGCGGTTACGGTTCTTTTGATCCGTAAATTGAGGTGTGTAAGGGACGGCTGATGGAATGTCATGTTTCGTGTAGGTGCCGAATTTCCTGATGAATGCCTCGATGTTCGTTGGAAGCTACATCGTGGCGTTTCTGATGTTGTGGAGGCTGGCTATCGTCGGGTTCCCGTTCGTGGTCCTCTTGGTAATCCCTGGGTTCATGTACGGCCGAACCCTGATGAATCTGGCGAGGAAGATCCGGAAGGAGTACAACAAAGCTGGTGAGGTCGCGGAACAGGCGGTCTCGTCCATCCGGACCGTCTATGCCTTTGTTGGGGAGGACAAGACGATTGCTGAGTACTCCGCCGCGCTCCGGGGGTCGGTCGAGCTGGGCCTGAGGCAGGGGCTAGCGAAGGGCCTGGCCATCGGGAGCAACGGGGTCGTCTTCGCGATCTGGTCCTTCATGTCGTACTACGGCAGCAGGATGGTGATGTACCATGATGCAAAGGGCGGGACAGTTTTTGCAGTTGgcgccgccatcgccgtcgGTGGACTGTAATAATCTCTCACTCATCCAACTCCTAAAGAAtgcttctttttgcttttctctcaATGATTAAAGCTTAAAAATTTAGGCTTGTAGTACTTGTTTCACCCCACcccccaataaaaaaaaaaaaaaaaaaaaaaaaaaaacgatgacATCTTACAGAATATTTAGGGGGAAGTGGCTAATTGGTGCGATAATCATTCCTTCAAAAGGAAAGCATAAATTAAGTAACACTTGAGTAGAATAATTCGACATTTGCACTAAACCATATCAAGACAAAAAGAACCCAAAAAGAGACGACATTTTCTTCATTCCAATTCTTGATTGTCGATGCAGATCATTAGGATCTGGCCTATCCAACGTGAAGTACTTCTCGGAAGCATGCTCGGCAGGTGAGCGCATAATGGAAATGATCAACCGGGTCCCAAAGATCGACTCCGACAGCCCAGAGGGCGAGATCATTGACACGGTCTCGGGCGAAGTCGAGTTCAGGCACGTCAAGTTTGCGTACCCGTCGAGGCCCGACGCTCTGATCTTCCGGGACTTCAATCTGAGGGTCCCGGCGGGCAGGACGGTGGCCCTAGTGGGCGGGAGTGGGTCGGGCAAGTCGACAGTGATATCGCTGCTGCAGAGGTTCTACGACCCGCTCGGCGGGGAGATACTGCTGGATGGAGTGCCCATTGAGAGGTTGCAGGTGAAGTGGTTGAGGTCGCAGATGGGACTGGTGAGCCAGGAGCCTGCGCTTTTTGCTACTTCCATTAAAGAGAACATTCTGTTTGGCAAGGAAGATGCGACATTCGATGAGGTTGTGGAAGCTGCCAAGGCCTCCAATGCCCACAACTTCATCTCTCAGCTTCCTCAAGGCTATGATACCCAGGTGAGTTTCATATCATTTCCCAATAAAAAGCTAAttgctagatttttttttttttttttaacagaattGCTAGATTTGACCCTGTCGATTTTTGCTATTTTCGAGTAAACCAAGTGTGCATTCGGACGGATGTCTAGCAGTGATGTCGCCGGTTGGAAATTGATAAAGTGCAATAGGAGATTGACTTGATTAAAATAACTAGGATGCATGGAATGATCTTTAAAGGAATATTCTCTCGAAAAACATATGGTTTTAAGTTTGCAAAGCATtataaaaattgcaatttgacaTCTTACATGCTTCGAATTGCCACACGACACCCTTTCCAAACTGTTTTGTAGATCAAAACGGTCAGTCTAAGCTTCCTCGGGCAATCTCAAAGGTAAACTGGACAGTGTAGGATGCATGTCCACAGTGCAAAGTTCAGtgtaaattatcaaataaaaaagttagGAGCAAATGGCAAATCTGAAAAGATTCACAGGGCAATTTTGCCTTTTATCCCTTAGAGTAAAATAAGAGCATCGATCATGTTGGGACCGAGACCCCAAATGGCAAGTGGAGAGTACAACGGGATTCTTGTTCTCCTCTAGGGTGTGCGGGAATGCAGAAGACAACAGTGCCCACCAGTGACTGAAGATGCGCTTGACTAAGACACTCGAGATGATTTCCGGGTTGAAACTTCCTTGGGTCCTGAAGGAATATGTCCTTTGTTCCCCAGGATTGCCTAAATGGCAAACACGCATTGAATTAGTCACAATACCACTCCAAAACAACACCAGCTCCGCCAATGGTGGGCGCACGATGATTCCTTTTCTCGCGCACGATCATGATGTTTAGTCGACTAGACACGGACACCTCGCACCCAATTTGCCATTTGGCTTTTTCTAAGTACATGGTCCCTCGGTTCTGTTCCGGACCAAGCTTGCCCTCCCGCAAGTGGCATTCCCCTAGGGGCCAACGTCTTGAAACGCGCACCCGATCGCCAGTCTAGTCATTAGCAGCTAGCCATGTTGATGATGATGGGTGCCCGACAAGGTCACCGAATCACCACGTGTCATCGTTGCGTAATTAAGTGAATAATCGCTGTAGATTTGCTTCGTCGTGAGTTAATTTGCATTAGCCAACTGTGCAATTGCGAAATTTTCAGGTGGGCGAGCGCGGCGTGCAAATGTCCGGCGGCCAGAAGCAGAGGATCGCCATCGCGAGGGCCATCATCAAGTCCCCCAGGATCCTCCTCCTCGACGAGGCCACCAGCGCGCTCGACTCCGAGTCGGAGCGGGTCGTCCAGGAGGCCCTCGACAAGGCCGCCATCGGCCGCACCACCATCATCGTCGCCCACCGCCTCTCCACCATCCGCAACGCCAACCTCATCGCCGTCGTCAAGGACGGCCAAATTTTCGAGTCCGGCTCCCACGAGGAGCTCATCGGCGACGACTCCAGCCTCTACGCCTCCCTCGTCCGGCTCCAGCAGACCGAGAGCCACGATGCCgcaacccaccaccaccacgagGACTTCTCCTCGCCGACCATATCCGCGGCAGACGCGAACAACACGAGCAGCCGGAGGCTCTCCCACGTGAGCCGGTCGAGCTCCGCCAACTCGGccgccgggccgggccgggcctcGCTGGGCGGCGCGGACCAGGCCGGCTTCATGGACGAGCAGAAGTTCCCGGTGCCATCCCTTAGGAGGCTGTTGGCGCTGAACGCGCCGGAGTGGAGGCAGGCCTGCATGGGGTGCGGGAGCGCGGTGCTGTTCGGGGCGGTCCAGCCAGTCTACGCCTTCGCGCTCGGGTCGGTGGTCTCGGTGTACTTCCTGACGGACCACGACGAGGTGAAGCGCAAGACTCGGACCTACTCCCTGTGCTTCCTCGGGCTGGCCGTGTTCTCGCTGCTCATCAACGTGTCGCAGCACTACAACTTCGCGTACATGGGCGAGTACCTGACCAAGCGGTTGCGGGAGCGGATGCTGTCCAAGGTCCTGACGTTCGAGGTCGGGTGGTTCGATCAGGACGAGAACTCGAGCGGCACGGTCTGCGCGCGGCTCGCCAAGGACGCCAGCGTGGTACGTGCGTTTTCCTTTTGGGACGCTCTATAACATAACATCCCTTGCATTGCAAAATTGCTAATCCGACACTTTCATTCCGGTCAGGTGAGATCTCTAGTGGGTGATCGGATGGCGCTCGTCGTGCAAACCGCCTCCGCCGTGACCATAGCATTCACGATGGGTCTGGTCATCGCGTGGAGGCTGGCCCTGGTGATGATCGCCGTCCAGCCCATCGTCATCGCCTGCTTCTACGTCCAGAAGGTCCTCCTCAAGAGCATGTCCCAGAAGGCCATCAAGGCCCAGGACGAGAGCAGCAAGCTCGCCGCCGAGGCCGTCTCCAACCTCCGGACCATCACCGCCTTCTCCTCCCAGGGCCGGATCCTCCGGATGCTCGAGCGGGCGCAGGAGGGCCCACGCCGCCAGAGCATCAAGCAGTCCTGGTACGCCGGGCTTGGGCTCGGCGCCTCCCAGAGCCTCACTTCATGTACCTGGGCCCTGGACTTCTGGTACGGCGGCAAGCTCGTCTCCAAGGGCTACATCTCGGGGAAGGCGCTCTTCGAGACCTTCATGATCCTGGTGAGCACGGGCCGAGTCATCGCCGATGCCGGAAGCATGACATCAGACCTTGTTAAGGGCTCAGAGGCCGTCGGCTCGGTCTTCGCCATCTTGGATCGGTACACCAGGATCGAGCCCGAAGACCCGGAAGGGCACAAGCCCGAAAAGATGACGGGCCAGGTCGAGATTCGCGACGTGGACTTCGCCTACCCGGCTAGGCCCGACGTCATGATATTCAAGGACTTCTCAATCAGAATCGAGGCTGGGAAATCGACGGCATTGGTGGGGCAGAGCGGGTCGGGCAAATCGACGATAATCGGATTGATCGAGAGATTCTACGATCCGCTCAGAGGTGTAGTGAAAGTCGACGGCAGAGATATAAGGTCGTATGACCTGCGATCACTGAGGAAGCACATCGCGCTCGTCAGCCAGGAGCCCACGTTATTCGCGGGCACCATAAGAGAGAACATCGCGTACGGCGCGTCAGAAAACGTGGACGAAGTGGAAATCGTCGAGGCGGCCAAGGCAGCGAACGCGCACGACTTCATCGCGTCATTGAAGGACGGCTACGATACATGGTGCGGGGAAAGGGGCGTGCAGCTCTCGGGCGGGCAGAAGCAGCGGATCGCGATCGCCCGCGCCATACTCAAGAACCCGACGATCCTGTTGCTGGACGAGGCGACCAGTGCGCTCGACAGCCAATCCGAGAAGATCGTGC of the Eucalyptus grandis isolate ANBG69807.140 chromosome 10, ASM1654582v1, whole genome shotgun sequence genome contains:
- the LOC104422576 gene encoding ABC transporter B family member 15 produces the protein MSDEDKNGAVAAKKRETERTTGSLRSIFMHADAADKLLMALGFLGAVGDGFTTPLVLFISSQLMNHIGNVSSFTTGTFLQDINKNVVALLYLACGSFVACFLEGYCWTRTGERQAARMRARYLKAVLRQDVGYFDLHVTSTSEVITSVSNDSLVIQDVLSEKVPNFLMNASMFVGSYIVAFLMLWRLAIVGFPFVVLLVIPGFMYGRTLMNLARKIRKEYNKAGEVAEQAVSSIRTVYAFVGEDKTIAEYSAALRGSVELGLRQGLAKGLAIGSNGVVFAIWSFMSYYGSRMVMYHDAKGGTVFAVGAAIAVGGLSLGSGLSNVKYFSEACSAGERIMEMINRVPKIDSDSPEGEIIDTVSGEVEFRHVKFAYPSRPDALIFRDFNLRVPAGRTVALVGGSGSGKSTVISLLQRFYDPLGGEILLDGVPIERLQVKWLRSQMGLVSQEPALFATSIKENILFGKEDATFDEVVEAAKASNAHNFISQLPQGYDTQVGERGVQMSGGQKQRIAIARAIIKSPRILLLDEATSALDSESERVVQEALDKAAIGRTTIIVAHRLSTIRNANLIAVVKDGQIFESGSHEELIGDDSSLYASLVRLQQTESHDAATHHHHEDFSSPTISAADANNTSSRRLSHVSRSSSANSAAGPGRASLGGADQAGFMDEQKFPVPSLRRLLALNAPEWRQACMGCGSAVLFGAVQPVYAFALGSVVSVYFLTDHDEVKRKTRTYSLCFLGLAVFSLLINVSQHYNFAYMGEYLTKRLRERMLSKVLTFEVGWFDQDENSSGTVCARLAKDASVVRSLVGDRMALVVQTASAVTIAFTMGLVIAWRLALVMIAVQPIVIACFYVQKVLLKSMSQKAIKAQDESSKLAAEAVSNLRTITAFSSQGRILRMLERAQEGPRRQSIKQSWYAGLGLGASQSLTSCTWALDFWYGGKLVSKGYISGKALFETFMILVSTGRVIADAGSMTSDLVKGSEAVGSVFAILDRYTRIEPEDPEGHKPEKMTGQVEIRDVDFAYPARPDVMIFKDFSIRIEAGKSTALVGQSGSGKSTIIGLIERFYDPLRGVVKVDGRDIRSYDLRSLRKHIALVSQEPTLFAGTIRENIAYGASENVDEVEIVEAAKAANAHDFIASLKDGYDTWCGERGVQLSGGQKQRIAIARAILKNPTILLLDEATSALDSQSEKIVQDALERVMVGRTSVVVAHRLSTIQNCDTIAVLDKGKVVERGTHSSLLAKGPSGAYYSLVSLQRTGNPP